gtTCGGATGACACTGGGGATCTTTTGGGGCGGTGGTGTGGCCACGACTGTGGTTGTTGTGACCATAAGTAATGGTTGTAGTAGACATCCATGGGAGAAGTAGGCCATACGAAAGCACCATTTGATGGGAAGTGAAAGCTTACACTACTTCACTGTATCCAATATCTTAAACATCTACTGTTTTTTGGTAATCAGTGATGAAagattacaattataaaatgcCCTACTTCTGAACAATTCAACGGTGATTCTACAGGTATGAGCATCTAACTTCACAGATTTAAAATAGACATAACTACAGGTATTCTCTTTCTTTAGAATGTCAgtagtaaaatatattattgttccAATAGGTTGAGAAGAAATCTTAGAAAGGCCAATGAATGAAGAAAGCCACTAAAAATCTGAAAGATCTTTTACCTTTTGGTAAGAGGTTTCTCTCTGACAAACTAAACTAGAAGTGGaaaaaatataggtttaaaAGGGAGCAAATAGCTTGAGAAAAAGCAATATCCATTTCATTTTAAGATAAGAATGTCTAACCACTGGAAAGCGTTGCCTCCCTGCCACGAATATGCAGCAGCAACAAAGAGAAAATCGCCATCCAATAATTTGCAATCCATAAAAACCTGCTTGAAAATCTTCCATCCTTCTGACTGAACGATACTCGTTCTTCTTACATGGTCACAGAGATATAAACTGTCTAGGACCAGCACATTGCCATTGACAAGATTGTGCCCAAAAGCTGTGGTAAGCAGCGTTCGAGTTTCTCTTCTAATTCCAATCATGCAAGCAAACTCGTCCAAAATTTTCCCATTTATTTCGGGTTTCGTTTACAATGATCCGCAATTACTTATGCTACCAATTATTCTGTTAGAGCGTTATTAAGCATACATCAGTATTGTTGTGTACATCTAGTGGATATAAACTCACCTGCACATCATGGACCACGCAACCAAAAAGTAGTTTAGCAAGCCTCATTTTATAATAGATGCTCGAATACAAGAACACCTCGCCGATCATGTAGAAAATCAAGGGAAAAAAGTCCTTCTGCTAAGTGCGGGGATGTACTGACCAGGGTGCAATAGCACGGAAATTCTAAAAAAACACGAGAcggaatgagagagaaaaataaactagGAAGTATCTTTGTGGACATAACAGGAGCAATAATGGTTATGCAAAAGAGCGATCCACGTATGAAAGACGAAAATCACCAGATAATTTTGGTATTcctctttcaaaaaattaaggAGAAAACTAGTTCCTTCATTTGAAGGACCTACCTAAAATTCGAATTCAGTATACCAGTCTACcagatgttaaaaaaaatgttttgagcTAAAATCAACCTAAAGTAAATTTGTTCCttgcaaaataaaaatggtttcTGAGCTCTGGCAAGAAGCAAGCAAAGCATCACACCAGAGCAGCAAAATAACCTCTGGATTGGAGAAGCCACGGCACGACCAGATGAATCTATCCACAAATATAATGCTGCTTTCAAACAATTATCTGTAATGTcccaaaataaaaccaaaagagATCAGCTGCAGAGATAAAGCATGCAACCAGAgacaagaaaaaatatacaGTATAAACAACAGACAATTCACTTTACGTTTCTTAAACAAATCTCTTCAAATTGAGCTATTATATACCAAAATAAATTACCACTTTTGCACAGCCGTTTTCAATGCTAGACCTTTTAACATGTTACTGCCATTGACATTGAAACAAGGTGATGGTAAAATCCAGTCTTTGGCTGAACTGTTTTTTCACTATTCTATTCTCACAATATAAAAGATGCAAGAAACTGATCAAAGCTACAAAATTACACGTAGACCTAAAAGCTTAATTATAGTTGACTGATATCCATTCTTGCTATTGGCTAGAGCATGACATTTCCATGTTCTTAATGCAGAGGCCCCTAAACCTCAAAACCACTGGTTAGTGGTTTAACCTGCTTCATAATCACACATTTTCTCTATACCCAATGACATCATCGGTGACATAAGGCAAAAGATGTTTAGGCAGCTCATGAGCACAGGGTATTAGCTCAGAGAACAAACTTAATCAATCGTTTCTCTTTAAATATACAAAACCCATCCAAGTCTAAAGTATTTATTCCTAAATATTCCCGTGTtaggattaaaataaaacagattccgtggtttaatttcattatgaatttcaaaatcactTTGACCAGAGGCACAAATGGAGAAATAACCAgcagaaaataatttattatactgTAAATATAATCAATACCTGTTCTAGCTTATCATCTTCAATGGGAAATCGAAAATATATACACTAGCAGAGCCTTGTGGTTACCAGCACACAGCAAAACTATCATACAagttttattaaagaaaatgtttccTGCACTGCATGCATGTGTCACCACATCTGCATCTGAATCTATCTAACTGCTAAAGAAATTTGGGTAGACCCATAGAGTCAGTTTGGAATATTTCAACTTCATTCTGAGCCTTTTCTGATAAGCAAGGCTTATTTGCTTTATTAACACCATCATCACTTTTCTTCTCAAAGTTTAATATACTTCCACCAAGAGGAACAGATACACATCCTTGTGAGTTTCCCTGCATAATGCTTGCAGTAGTATATGCATCTACACCAATATTGCTGCGAGAAACAATGCCCAACTGAGGCTCCATGTATCCAGCATCAACACCTTTGAGTGCATCAAAGGTTCCATCACAGATATTCACATTATCGTGAAAAGCAGAAGGGTGCTGATTAGGTGTTAGGGCAAATAAATTACTTTGAGAACTACGATGCAAAAGATTGCCCATCATGCTATTTTGGTCATTCAAGGAACTCCTCTCCTGTAAACATCTTGTCACGGCATCCTCATTAGAAAGAATATGATTATCACTAACATCCTTAGTTAATTTAAGatcagaagaaaaatcaaatccaccATACTCAACTGCATCTTGTGTGCAAGAACTAAAAGGAACATTACTAATGTAACCACTGTGAACACATGTTCTTTCATCAATAGATGAGCTAAATAGATCactgtcaaaaatattttcctcaGCAGAGTCCTTCAACTCGGAAGTCTGGGTCCTGTCCATATTACTTAGAGATGCATGTTTAAGTTCACAATGAGATGTGACAAGTGAAAAACCCTCAGAACTACTCTGCAGTTTAACATCAGTAAAAACATCTTTAAACTCAGCCCGGTCTGTGCCacacacaattaattttttgtcATCATTAATGACCTTATCATCTGCAATTTCCATATCTTCCTGTGAACTGATAAGATGTCTATCCTCTAACCTTTTACCAGCAAATATTTGCCCCTCAGAATTTGGAGCCAGTGTGCTGCTATCAAAACTTATTTTCTGAGTGCTCTCTTCTACTAATTTCACAGAAAGCCCAAGCCCATTGTTGTCAACTCCACAGGGAACACTTTCAGGGCACCTGGTATTTTTATCCTGACTAGCAAAATTACTAATGCCCCCTTCTATGCATGTCGCAGCATTTATATCCTCTGAAATTTGACCATTGTCACTATTATTAGTGGAGAAGGGAGTTGAGAAAACTAAAGGAATATAAAGATTGCAAGCAGCATCAGTGGACTCAATAGCACCAACCAACTTCTCATTGCCTACATTACAAACTATATCATTCACGTGAGAACATCCCTGAACTGAACTTCCATCATTCTTGTCAGCCTCCAACAGTTTTTTATCTTCCGTTTGATGGTCAAAGCCCCTAAAGTCATCACTAGCATCTCCTGATTTACAACCCAAAGGTAGATCACTGTTGAAATTTCCACTCCCAACTGATAATGATATTGGGAGCTGATTCTCTTGACCAGAGTGAATAGACGAATAATTTGCATTGGCATCAGTCTTCGTGGCTCCGGCAGGGACATGACCAACACTCTGCATGTGTTACAAAAAGTTAAGCAGTTCCTTTCATTACtggaattgaaaaaataaataaatgagacGTTAATAAATTAGCTTACACTTTCAGATGCCATGTTCATACTACTGGACAATTGCTGAGCACCATCATCAGTACAACTAGATTTTAAATGGCCCTTATCTTGAACACCAGAAACAGAAAGCAAGTACGCATAAGCTTCTTTGCAAGACTCGAATTGGTGCCCACCAGGACTGAATGAATGAAATTAGGGAACATAAGAATCAAGCGTAAAAATCGGTACTGTCTACAGGAAAGTAACAGTTCAATATATGGATAAATTTGAACCAATAGAATTTAGGTTACATCTGCTACAAAGTAAATATCTTCATCTTTAACAAGTCATAAGAGAAAATACTTAAAGCAACATCATTccttaaagattaattttatcattttaatgtcAAACTTCAAATTCCCAAATGTTTTCATCTCTCCATCCACTTTTCATTatatctttttaacaaaaacaaaatgcagCATTTTGAGGTGAAATGGTGTCATATCATATGAGCTTTTTATGTTAACGGTGAAATAAGGATGGGATTGATAGAGATTTCATATTTGagtgaataaaataaactctcaatgggcaaaaataataaaggatgtgttagaaacaaaaaaaaaatatattattctaaatATGACTGACAAAGTAGGAGAAAACTAGTTTAAGAGAAATTGCAATATCTGCAGGAATAGGAAAACGGAAATGCCACAGTATAATTCAGAGATCATAAGAAGGctaaaatgaaaagtataaaatattcacATAACTTGAATgcagtgaaaataaaaatcagtaCTAAAGATCTTATGATTCattacaataataacaaatagtGCAAAAACCACAACACATACAAACTTCATATTAACCATGAATGATTGATTAaaggtattaaaaaaaattcatggcTGCCAAAATAAAATCCCATAACTCGAAAATggttaataaatactttttattaaaaccaaaaagatACCATCAAAGCCAAAAGGCACACACAAAGGTCCCAGGAAACTTTCCCTAGTACGGAGCAAAGATAAGATCCTTTTTCGAATAACTCATTTCAATCATCTCCCCTCATCTTAAAATATGTGGCAAACACGAGTTTTTTCCATACATCTATAGTTTACTGCTATTAGTGCTATAACATTCactttcaaacaaaatatattaatcaagAATAtagattacaaaataaattagaatcCTTCAGAATTCAAATATGTGTCTcctattttaaacattttctaatttttatttataatagtgaACTTAAAATCATGGAGAACACCAACAAtagaacgaaaaaaaaaaaatataggagaTATCTTCGGATGAAACCAAATATATACATACTAACTGTGTGTACAAGGGAGGTGATGGATCGGTCGGCCAAGGTGTAAGCCGAAGGTACAGTGCGTGTGTTCAGGAGAGGAGGCTGACCGACCGGTCGAGGCAAAAGTCGAAGGAGGGGTGAAGGCAAAGCGCTGAAGGGTGATCGATAGCATTAATGAGCGAACATTACGGAAGAGGGAACTGACCATTAATGAGCGAACATTACGGAAGAGGAAACTGATGTGAGGAGACCATTATGGGTGATGGGCGAATGTTACGGAACACGATGTAATGGTTACAGAGGAAGTTAATACTCATTAGTGGACCtaatgcctataaatacagaCATATGCTAAACCAGGTATTCACTTTTGATCTGATTACATTCACTTAATCTCCTAGTGACCtagctgacttgagcgtcgaagtATTTCTTTGCAGGTCCCCACCGTTCATGTTTGTGAAGATATCTTGGGCGCACAGGTTAACTGGCGGGAGATTGAAGAGGACTTGGATAGCTCAGTCTTAGACCCCACATACGAAACACTAACATTTGTCAGCAAAAAGGGAAAATCTTCGGTTCTTCTTTCTCAATAGAAGACTAGATAATATTCGCTCATacaaattaaacacattttaaaattacaagCCACCCGTTTCCAAACCCCAAGAAAATATGCCAGTGCATTGTTGTATATTAAACCCCCTACGGTTAAAATTAACATCTTAATCAAAGTCAACACATCATTAATCTCTCTCCTTCCCTTTCACATACAGCAACCAACTTAAATTCCATTTCATGTTTGATATTTAAGatatcaaaatatttgtaaatattggtaatgtgattttaaaatacaaagGACAGagtcataattttaaaatcaaagggGACGCAGCAACATATTTATGGGGATACAggaaaaatatccttatatatgAATGTGAAACtagcaataataatataaaaattcctAATATGTTATCTGTAATTAAATGGGAAAACCCAAATATATACCACACCTTCAATTAATCTCCATTATAAGTTGAAATGACTATCAATAATATTTGATATCTATATaagattacaaaatttttaaattactatgAAAACTACGTTTTTATACATGTACCTAAATAtttgtaagtttattttaactaataaacaaattctttaaaatacaGACCATTGAAGATTGAAAAGTTCTAATTTAAATCATGCAAGAAAACGACATTTTAAATACccaacacaaatatttttaaaaacaaaacataactaaTCATTATACTCTTGTATCTTATATCTGTACCagaaaatagacatatatttaaatattagtttataacTATGATGTCCTAATACTTCAATTTAAGTCATGGATCCATGTCCGATACCTTAGAATACTTTGATATTAATCAATGAAGCATCTAATCTATAATCCAGTAGTATTTTTACAAtgacaataatttataatttttaattacgaATTTAAtacatatgattttaatttgaatttacatAATAACAATCATATTTCATCATGCTTTTTAGAATTATTGTacaattttcaatatattacatattgtatcttattattttcaaaa
This DNA window, taken from Vigna radiata var. radiata cultivar VC1973A chromosome 5, Vradiata_ver6, whole genome shotgun sequence, encodes the following:
- the LOC106762271 gene encoding uncharacterized protein LOC106762271, whose amino-acid sequence is MSTPETESAEPSSNHIHSLPLVDLHLLSQPELYTLSLSGATHRHSRPSDNDSVIPKIDRSNFNESAGSRKQTFSKLRLNKRKQNCGVPASSSSYHIPEPVDRENSQIISLLQQLFGVEPLRNELRPDRGDEADRQLFPVHVEFKQPPPVPVAFQNVPIDVIDASIRKRKRGRPRKNDNSVSVFEEETKKVNEEGSALVTVNERGFGMDADDLDYDPFGDELKRRTEGLETEPQLLEFLETLNGEWASQRKKRRIVPASDLSDLLPAGWKIVITLLRRAGRASVVCRRYVSPGGHQFESCKEAYAYLLSVSGVQDKGHLKSSCTDDGAQQLSSSMNMASESSVGHVPAGATKTDANANYSSIHSGQENQLPISLSVGSGNFNSDLPLGCKSGDASDDFRGFDHQTEDKKLLEADKNDGSSVQGCSHVNDIVCNVGNEKLVGAIESTDAACNLYIPLVFSTPFSTNNSDNGQISEDINAATCIEGGISNFASQDKNTRCPESVPCGVDNNGLGLSVKLVEESTQKISFDSSTLAPNSEGQIFAGKRLEDRHLISSQEDMEIADDKVINDDKKLIVCGTDRAEFKDVFTDVKLQSSSEGFSLVTSHCELKHASLSNMDRTQTSELKDSAEENIFDSDLFSSSIDERTCVHSGYISNVPFSSCTQDAVEYGGFDFSSDLKLTKDVSDNHILSNEDAVTRCLQERSSLNDQNSMMGNLLHRSSQSNLFALTPNQHPSAFHDNVNICDGTFDALKGVDAGYMEPQLGIVSRSNIGVDAYTTASIMQGNSQGCVSVPLGGSILNFEKKSDDGVNKANKPCLSEKAQNEVEIFQTDSMGLPKFL